In Sorghum bicolor cultivar BTx623 chromosome 10, Sorghum_bicolor_NCBIv3, whole genome shotgun sequence, one genomic interval encodes:
- the LOC8064992 gene encoding endoglucanase 18: MARRCCCGCTVRCCCWLLVLTLLALAVTAAIVFARYKDGGNVFPIPGVPDPKYAEALAVALRFFQVQKSGKLVNNTIPWRGDSALRDGEDAKLDLSKGMYDAGDHMKFGFTLAFTGTMLSWSVLEYGDAMRAAHQRDAAMDALGWIMEFLVNAHPSDDVLYIQVGDPKSDHKCWERPETMSEKRPLTKITAKSPGSDVAAETAAAMAAASMVYKPANATYASSLLDHAERLFAFADKHRGSYTRTFPELSAYYNSTTYQDELLWAASWLYHATGNHSYLSYATGKNADQFADLGNPRYFSWDDKRAGTEVLLSRVRFFAADGSDAGQDEVLGSYKDTAEAVMCILLPESDTAAFRTEGGLLYVAEWDSLQHPVASAFLANVYSNYMATSGKSELTCSGKSFTALDLRKFAKSQADYVLGDNPMKLSYLVGFGDTYPQRVHHRGASIPADVDTGCDGQKWLKSPDPNPNVATGALVGGPFKNDSFVDDRENVQQNEPTTYNSALVVGLLSSLLSTAPVAKSLS; this comes from the exons ATGGCGCGGCGGTGTTGCTGCGGCTGCACCGTGCGGTGCTGCTGCTGGCTCCTGGTGCTGACGCTGCTGGCGCTCGCGGTCACGGCCGCCATCGTGTTCGCCCGCTACAAGGACGGCGGCAACGTCTTCCCCATCCCCGGCGTGCCGGACCCCAAGTACGCCGAGGCCCTCGCCGTGGCGCTCCGCTTCTTCCAGGTCCAGAAAT CCGGGAAGCTGGTGAACAACACGATCCCGTGGCGAGGGGACTCGGCGCTGCGCGACGGCGAGGACGCCAAGCTGGACCTGTCCAAGGGCATGTACGACGCCGGCGACCACATGAAGTTCGGCTTCACGCTGGCGTTCACCGGCACCATGCTGTCGTGGTCCGTCCTCGAGTACGGCGACGCCATGCGCGCCGCCCACCAGCGCGACGCCGCCATGGACGCGCTGGGCTGGATCATGGAGTTCCTCGTCAACGCGCACCCCTCCGACGACGTGCTCTACATCCAG gTGGGCGACCCGAAATCGGACCACAAGTGCTGGGAGCGGCCGGAGACGATGTCGGAGAAGAGGCCGCTGACGAAGATCACCGCGAAATCCCCCGGCAGCGACGTGGCCGCGgagacggcggcggccatggccgcCGCGTCGATGGTGTACAAGCCCGCCAACGCGACCTACGCGTCGTCGCTCCTGGACCACGCCGAGCGGCTGTTCGCGTTCGCCGACAAGCACCGGGGCTCGTACACGCGCACGTTCCCGGAGCTCAGCGCCTACTACAACTCCACCACGTACCAGGACGAGCTCCTGTGGGCCGCCAGCTGGCTGTACCACGCCACCGGCAACCACAGCTACCTGAGCTACGCCACCGGCAAGAACGCCGACCAGTTCGCCGACCTCGGCAACCCCAGGTACTTCAGCTGGGACGACAAACGCGCCGGCACCGAG GTTCTCTTGTCAAGGGTGAGGTTCTTCGCCGCAGATGGATCTGATGCCGGACAAGACGAGGTGCTTGGATCGTACAAGGACACCGCCGAAGCCGTCATGTGCATTCTCCTGCCGGAGTCGGACACGGCCGCCTTCAGAACAGAAG GGGGGTTGCTGTACGTGGCGGAGTGGGACTCGCTGCAGCACCCGGTGGCGTCGGCGTTCCTCGCCAACGTCTACAGCAACTACATGGCGACGTCGGGGAAGTCGGAGCTGACCTGCAGCGGCAAGAGCTTCACGGCGCTGGACCTGCGCAAGTTCGCCAAGTCGCAGGCGGACTACGTCCTCGGCGACAACCCCATGAAGCTGAGCTACCTCGTCGGCTTCGGCGACACCTACCCGCAGCGGGTGCACCACCGCGGCGCGTCCATCCCCGCCGACGTCGACACCGGCTGCGACGGCCAGAAGTGGCTCAAGTCGCCAGACCCCAACCCGAACGTCGCCACCGGCGCGCTGGTCGGCGGGCCGTTCAAGAACGACTCGTTCGTCGACGACAGGGAGAACGTGCAGCAGAACGAGCCGACGACGTACAACAGCGCGCTCGTCGTCGGCCTGCTCTCCAGCCTCCTCTCCACCGCCCCCGTGGCCAAGTCCCTCTCGTGA
- the LOC8069193 gene encoding uncharacterized protein LOC8069193: MKHLVLPSPLPLLLHRPTKPHLLHPRRRLVSIRNAASGGSSGEPTPAADTATGTSPPAGATAKPAGVKDRLKARNQSRRVQLDSPPPEVVVVPKRKPAASSSSSSSSPAPKRKERRKEWEEMSVGEKAAELYVGEKGLLFWLNKFAYASIFIMVGAWILFRFVGPSIGLYQLDAPPLPPTAVFGGGSP, translated from the coding sequence ATGAAGCACCTCgtcctcccctcccctctccctctcctcctccaccgcCCCACCAAGCCCCATCTCCTCCACCCTCGCCGCCGCCTCGTCTCCATCCGGAACGCCGCATCCGGCGGCAGCTCCGGCGAACCCACCCCTGCCGCGGATACGGCCACCGGGACGTCTCCGCCGGCCGGTGCCACTGCCAAGCCCGCCGGCGTCAAGGACCGCCTGAAGGCGAGGAACCAGTCCCGCCGGGTCCAGCTGGACTCCCCACCgccggaggtggtggtggtgccgaAGAGGAAGCCcgccgcgtcgtcgtcgtcgtcgtcgtcgtcccctGCGCCGAAGAGGAAGGAGAGGCGGAAGGAGTGGGAGGAGATGAGCGTGGGCGAGAAGGCCGCGGAGCTCTATGTcggggagaagggccttctcttCTGGCTCAACAAGTTCGCCTACGCCTCCATCTTCATCATGGTCGGCGCCTGGATCCTGTTCCGCTTCGTCGGCCCCTCGATCGGCCTCTACCAGCTCGACGCCCCGCCGCTGCCGCCCACCGCCGTGTTCGGCGGCGGCTCCCCGTGA
- the LOC110431225 gene encoding uncharacterized protein LOC110431225 — translation MEQPAASDRSDVPAGECEWREELRQQQSQVDALRERLVEVKVGMRCSDGDSRRELDHLCRRVKTIATLLAYLKSKARIMAIPHLAHTSCGIRQQEGVGYVDRHGVPLADWPKGSAEPAPSGGGSGDGTAAEGGAAPPVHGDAAGGDVDVDDILKSIRVVTDVMESLVKRVIVAESEAANEKEKVRMGLEEIRRKTLQVETMSAKVEEMEKFAVGTNGMLNEMRQRVEDMVLETTRQRQRAAENEQELSRVKQDFESLRTYVSTLVSVRETLLSSEKQFETMEKLFDRLVAKTNQLESEKAQKEAEVHKVMEENVRLRAMLDKKEAQLQAMSEQCKFMALNHHN, via the exons ATGGAGCAGCCCGCCGCTTCCGATCGGAGCGATGTCCCGGCCGGGGAGTGCGAATGGCGGGAGGAGCTGCGGCAGCAGCAGTCGCAGGTGGACGCGCTGCGGGAGCGGCTCGTGGAGGTGAAGGTCGGGATGCGGTGCTCCGACGGCGACTCCCGGAGGGAGCTCGACCACCTGTGCCGCAGGGTGAAGACCATCGCCACGCTGCTGGCGTACCTCAAGTCCAAGGCGAGGATCATGGCGATACCGCACCTCGCGCACACCTCCTGCGGGATCAGGCAGCAGGAGGGCGTCGGGTACGTCGACCGGCACGGGGTGCCGCTGGCGGACTGGCCCAAGGGCAGCGCCGAGCCTGCGCCCTCCGGGGGAGGTTCCGGTGATGGGACCGCGGCGGAGGGCGGTGCTGCTCCTCCTGTGCACGGCGATGCCGCTGGGGGTGATGTGGATGTGGATGACATTCTCAAATCCATCCGCGTGGTGACTGATGTGATGGAGTCGCTTGTGAAGAGGGTGATTGTGGCTGAGTCTGAAGCTGCTAATGAGAAAGAGAAGGTGAGGATGGGGTTGGAAGAGATCAGGAGAAAGACGTTGCAGGTCGAGACTATGTCTGCCAAAGTCGAGGAGATGGAGAAGTTTGCGGTGGGTACGAATGGGATGTTGAATGAGATGAGGCAAAGGGTTGAGGATATGGTGCTGGAGACCACTCGGCAGAGACAGCGGGCTGCTGAGAATGAGCAGGAGCTTAGTCGGGTAAAGCAGGATTTTGAGTCACTGAGAACTTATGTTAGCACTCTGGTTAGTGTCAGGGAAACTCTTCTCTCATCAGAAAAGCAATTTGAAACAATGGAGAAACTCTTTGACAG ATTAGTTGCCAAGACTAACCAGCTCGAGAGTGAGAAAGCTCAGAAAGAAGCTGAAGTCCACAAGGTGATGGAGGAGAATGTGAGGCTACGCGCTATGCTTGACAAGAAGGAGGCGCAGCTCCAGGCGATGAGTGAGCAGTGCAAGTTTATGGCGCTGAATCACCACAACTAG
- the LOC8069194 gene encoding translocon-associated protein subunit alpha translates to MATRVWLTALLLAFLLAASTFTARVARADSEEDAAAAEVVEGADLGIVGDDTQVSSDGPLSPASGVETVVVFPKNAGKIVPAGEETELLVGLQNDGESTLNVVAVHSTLHLPFDHRMYGQNLTVQNFFNASVPVSVQATFPYKFVVSKFLQPGAYDLVGYIVYEIDQHPYQNVFYNGTVEVVEAGGLLSVESVFLITLGIALLGLFGLWAYGQVQQFSKKTKKAPKVELGTGTTDANIDEWLEGTSFVQRSKSKKKQT, encoded by the exons ATGGCGACTAGGGTTTGGCTCACCGCCCTCCTCCTCGCCTTCCTCCTCGCCGCCTCCACCTTCACCGCCCGAG TTGCTAGAGCTGATTCTGAGGAAGATGCTGCTGCAGCTGAGGTTGTTGAAGGGGCTGATCTAGGTATTGTGGGTGATGATACACAGGTTTCCAGTGATGGACCTTTAAGCCCTGCTTCTGGTGTAGAGACAGTAGTTGTCTTCCCCAAAAATGCTGGCAAAA TTGTACCAGCAGGTGAAGAAACTGAATTACTAGTTGGTTTGCAAAATGACG GTGAATCAACTTTGAATGTTGTTGCTGTTCATTCAACTCTCCATCTTCCTTTTGACCATCGTATGTATGGCCAGAACCTTACTGTTCAG AATTTCTTCAATGCATCAGTTCCTGTTTCTGTGCAAGCAACCTTCCCCTATAAATTTGTTGTGAGCAAGTTCTTGCAG CCTGGAGCCTATGATCTGGTTGGTTACATAGTGTATGAGATCGACCAGCACCCTTACCAGAATGTGTTCTACAATGGCACTGTCGAGGTCGTTGAGGCTGGAGGCTTACTCAGTGTTGAGTCGGTGTTCCTCATCACCCTTGGAATTGCACTTCTTGGTCTCTTTGGATTGTGGGCATATGGCCAGGTTCAGCAGTTCTCGAAG AAAACAAAGAAGGCCCCAAAGGTGGAGCTCGGAACTGGAACAACTGATGCCAACATCGATGAGTGGCTGGAG GGCACTTCGTTTGTGCAGAGAAGCAAATCCAAGAAGAAGCAGACCTGA
- the LOC110431319 gene encoding BRCA1-A complex subunit BRE has translation MSPSADAAGPASFASAPPLAPLIAAQLNYLLSHSKLPIRVGQIWSGCRNGSPADRFTLAIPFCLDYVHWDFVYNALSPKVAPDVVFGPEDERFQPLVDYAVAGNGDKSCLARWDCRAPEGLLALVQELRELYIEYQKKRVHMVDDARVAFELSTVLSKEGIEVCMVPSADRPDEVKFAVPLLDPDFDFAKLVPGCPWRLPQKIHLQVIFPISRSSSYSSMPSAPRLKLISTPDLKSLLSVEDVKLLPWSNGMCLAEYLPALEDSLNGLLVEASASIGSRRRFIEALAPTFGRPLEADPIFCRRATILSISGIFTFLVHFAIPLQFPKQQPVLTLQSSQHCNADGTPIMSPPINDYPWSPRWDQAEMVERIYDFLTDECQNFKKFCSDAITQQK, from the exons ATGTCTCCGTCCGCCGACGCCGCCGGGCCGGCTTCCTTTGCCTCGGCGCCCCCGCTCGCACCCCTCATCGCCGCGCAGCTCAACTACCTCCTCTCGCACTCCAAGCTTCCCATCAGG GTGGGGCAGATCTGGTCCGGCTGCCGCAACGGCAGCCCCGCCGATCGGTTCACGCTCGCCATCCCTTTCTGCCTCGACTACGTCCACT GGGATTTCGTGTACAATGCGCTGTCTCCCAAGGTGGCGCCAGACGTGGTGTTCGGGCCGGAGGACGAGAGGTTCCAGCCGCTGGTCGATTACGCTGTGGCTGGAAATGGCGATAAGAGCTGCTTGGCGCGTTGGGATTGCCGCGCCCCCGAGGGACTCCTTGCCCTCGTACAGGAGCTCCg agaattgTACATTGAATACCAAAAGAAGCGGGTTCACATGGTGGATGATGCAAGAGTGGCGTTTGAACTAAGCACTGTTCTCTCTAAGGAG GGAATCGAAGTCTGCATGGTACCTTCTGCTGATAGG CCAGATGAGGTGAAATTTGCTGTACCACTTCTGGACCCTGACTTTGACTTCGCAAAACTGGTGCCAGGATGTCCTTGGAGATTACCTCAAAAGATCCATCTCCAG GTCATTTTTCCAATCAGTAGAAGCTCAAGCTACTCTTCTATGCCTTCTGCTCCACGACTCAAACTAATCTCAACACCAGATTTGAAGTCACTTCTCTCAGTTGAGGATGTGAAACTCCTTCCATGGTCAAATGGGAT GTGCTTGGCAGAGTATCTTCCTGCTTTAGAAGATAGTCTTAACGGTCTG CTTGTAGAGGCATCAGCTTCAATTGGTTCCAGAAGACGTTTTATTGAGGCACTAGCTCCTACCTTTGGGAGACCATTAGAGGCTGATCCG ATTTTTTGCAGGAGGGCTACAATTCTTTCCATTTCTGGAATTTTCACATTTCTG GTTCACTTTGCCATCCCCCTTCAATTCCCAAAGCAACAACCTGTTCTCACATTGCAGAGTTCTCAG CACTGTAATGCCGATGGGACGCCTATTATGTCGCCCCCCATAAATGACTATCCCTGGAGTCCTAGATGGGATCAGGCAGAAATGGTTGAACGTATCTA CGACTTCCTGACTGACGAGTGTCAAAATTTCAAGAAGTTCTGCAGCGATGCTATCACTCAGCAGAAGTAG